GCTTTTCAGGCCGGCGTGGCGCTGGCCCAGGCGGAATCGACGCGGCCGCGCTATGACTGGGCCGTGACCAACCACGAAGCCAAGCTCGTGCTCACCGGCAATGAAGCGGTTGCCATCGGTTCCCTGTTTGCCGGCGTCAAGTTTTTCGCCGGCTATCCCATCACGCCGGCCAGCGAGATCATGGAATGGATGGCGCGCGAGCTGCCGCGCTTTGATCGAGTTTTCATTCAAACCGAAGACGAGATTGCCGCGGTTACCATGGCGATCGGCGCCTCCTTTGCGGGCGCCAAAGCCATGACCGCCACTTCCGGTCCCGGCCTCTCATTGATGACTGAAGCCGTCGGTTTGGCGGCGATGGCGGAGTTGCCGCTGGTGGTGGTGGACGTGCAGCGCGCCGGCCCGAGTACCGGCATTCCCACCAAAACCACGCAAGCGGATTTGTACCACGCGGTTTTCGGCGGACATGGTAATCTGCCGCGCGTGGTGCTGGCGCCCACCGATGCCGCGGACGCCATTGCCGTGGCAGTGCACGCCTTCTATCTCGCCGAGAAATATCAACTGCCCGTGCTGTTGCTCACCGATCAATTCCTGGGCCAGCGCCTGGAAGTCATTCCCCAGGTCGATTTCGCAGCGCTCAAGCCGCAGGTCATCACGCGTACGGCACCGACGGAAGAAGACTTGCAGCGATATCATCGTTTCAAATTGACGGAATCGGGCGTGTCGCCGATTTCCGCGCCCGGCATCAAGAACGGCATGTACACCGCCGCCGGCATCGAGCATGATGAAACCGGCCGTCCCACTTCCAACGCCGAGTTGGACGAGAAGATGACGCGCAAACGCGCGCAGAAGATCGAAACCATCCGGCAGCACGAGTCCGGCATGTTGTGGCGCTGCGGCGATCATGATCCGGAAATCGGCATTCTGGCGTGGGGCTCGACCAAAGGCGCAGTGCAGGAAGTGGTGGCGCGGCTGCAGCAGGAGGGCCGCAAGGTTGCCGCGCTGGTTTTGCGACAACTGTCGCCCTTGCCGTTGGCGCAACTGCAAAACTTCATGGATCCGCTGGAGGGTTTGCTGATCGTGGAAATGGCGGACGGCCAGTTCCACAGCTATTTGAAGAGTCAACTCACGCTGCCGCACAGCACGCGCGTTTACAAGCGTCTGGGTGCGGCGTTATTCACGGTGCAGGAAATTTTGGATGCCATAAAAGAGGTCGATGCCCTATGGGAAACCACACTGCAACAGACTATCGCAGCGATGTAAAGCCGGTCTGGTGTCCGGGATGCGGCGATTTCGGTGTATTGAACGCGGTCTATCAAGCGTTGGCGCGGCTGCAACTGCCGTTTGAGGAAGTGGCGGTGGTCTCCGGCATCGGCTGTTCCAGCCGGCTGCCGGGATACGTCAAGACCTACGGCTTCAACAGCATTCACGGTCGCGCGCTGCCGGTGGCGCAGGGCGTCAAGCTGGCGCGGCCCGAAACCACGGTGATCGCGGTGGCGGGCGACGGCGACGGCCTCAGCATCGGCGGCGGGCATTTGCCGCACATCGCGCGGCGCAACGTCGACCTCACCTACATCATGATGGACAACGGCATCTACGGCATGACCAAGGGGCAATCCTCGCCGACTACCGGCGGCGATCAGGAAACCAAATCCATGCCCTACGGCATCATCGAAGAGGCGGTCAATCCCATCAAGCTGGCGTTGAGTTACGACGC
The DNA window shown above is from bacterium and carries:
- a CDS encoding 2-oxoacid:ferredoxin oxidoreductase subunit beta translates to MGNHTATDYRSDVKPVWCPGCGDFGVLNAVYQALARLQLPFEEVAVVSGIGCSSRLPGYVKTYGFNSIHGRALPVAQGVKLARPETTVIAVAGDGDGLSIGGGHLPHIARRNVDLTYIMMDNGIYGMTKGQSSPTTGGDQETKSMPYGIIEEAVNPIKLALSYDATFIARGFSANVKQCIDLIVRGIQHPGFAFVQLLSPCVTFVGRDQFDIIRELAVDLPEDYDAGSLDQAWQVSNELGKISLGVIYQKQSPTYEQRLQNLAQRAQEGSRADFADLLRQYHVSEPEPAQD
- a CDS encoding 2-oxoacid:acceptor oxidoreductase subunit alpha: MHEEDLTLALVGSGGEGVVSAGEILIHATAQDGLYSMMVKSYGPQIRGGESLAQIRLKKTPVLSQGDALDAMVVLSWSNFHRFAGEVRLKERAVILHDSEDAPPATLKVPAKARFVAVPFTASAKQITGVTQAKNIVALGFLAGWFDLPQHGFAESIRERFAKKSEAVQQSNLAAFQAGVALAQAESTRPRYDWAVTNHEAKLVLTGNEAVAIGSLFAGVKFFAGYPITPASEIMEWMARELPRFDRVFIQTEDEIAAVTMAIGASFAGAKAMTATSGPGLSLMTEAVGLAAMAELPLVVVDVQRAGPSTGIPTKTTQADLYHAVFGGHGNLPRVVLAPTDAADAIAVAVHAFYLAEKYQLPVLLLTDQFLGQRLEVIPQVDFAALKPQVITRTAPTEEDLQRYHRFKLTESGVSPISAPGIKNGMYTAAGIEHDETGRPTSNAELDEKMTRKRAQKIETIRQHESGMLWRCGDHDPEIGILAWGSTKGAVQEVVARLQQEGRKVAALVLRQLSPLPLAQLQNFMDPLEGLLIVEMADGQFHSYLKSQLTLPHSTRVYKRLGAALFTVQEILDAIKEVDALWETTLQQTIAAM